The following is a genomic window from Prevotella sp. E13-17.
TAGATGATATGAGCCATACAAGGCAGGAGTGATATTTTTCAGATAGCCCTCGAACGTAGTTCCGTCTTTCTTATAAGCCACAGCATGCATCCAATCCTTTATTTCTTTTTTCTTCTCGGTTTCCTGGGCCATTAATGAAAAGGAGCCCATCATGCATATAGCTACAATTAAAAGGAAAACATTTTTTTTCATTATTTTTTAGTTTATTGGTTGAGCTGCAAAGGTACAAAGAAACAAGAACAATACAAAACAAATTGGTATTTATTTTGTGGAAAAACGAGACCCCCTCCTAGCCTCCCCCTGTGATGGGGAGGAATAAATAGAAAACGGGGATTGAGGTGTAACACAAAATGTGTAGTCGCGATATAATTCACGAAGATGATTACATTTTTTTGTGTCAACGCGCGGAATTCCGCAGTCGCTCATTCAGTATGTTGAGCAGTTCTTGAGGCTTCATGCCGAGGCCCGTGGTGGAGATATGCTCCTGGGCGCCCGTCAGCTTGTTGTTGAACCGGCGAAGCAGGCGCAAGAAGAAATTGCCTTCCTCTATTTTGGCCAGTTCCACGTTGGGTTTAAAGTGTATGGATATGAACGTCTGAGAGTTCATCTTAATCAATTGAAAAGCCTCAACATCGCAGAAATGAACCACAAAAGGACGGACACCCCTGACGATGACCTGCTGGTCCGACACCGAAATATAGGGACTACCCATCAGGCGCTCCATGATGAGCATATAAGAAAAGGCAAAGAAGCCAAAGCCGAAAAACAAAACAGCGAGCACACCGCAAATCATACGCGGGATGCGATCATCACCACACATCAGTATTGCAACATATACAAAGGTTACACATCCTGTCATCATCAAGAGCATTCGCCACAAAGAGTGATAGATACGGATTTCTTTCATAATGATTATAGTTTTACGATTGGTGCGACAAAGATAATACTAAAAACTGAAACTGACAAAAGAAAGCAGGAAATTTAACGACACGGCATCGTGATAGTGGCACTATTGCAACGCAACAGTGCCACTATTATCATGCAACAGTGCCACTTTTGACATGCAATACTAACGCTTTTGGTTGCGTTCTAGACTCTAGAATGAAGTAATCTAGCCCCTAGAATGAAGTAATCTAGCCCCTAGAATCAGGTAATCTAGCCCCTAGAATCAAGTAATCTAGCCCCTAGAATGCGTGCAAGAGTTTAACTATGGCAAGCCGAAAACGTTAAAACCACGAAATAAAAGAAGAACTTTTGTAGCATAATAGAATAAAAACTGTATCTTTGGCTTGCAGCCGAAGGTACTTGCGCTCGACAATAAAAACAAAAAAAAGCATTTTTATTTTGCATTGTCCTCGCTTATTCGTACCTTTGCAATCATACAACAACCGGTTATCCTTATGCTTCAAATTCGCTGTAAAAACAACAATGTGACAATAGATCCAATGGCTCCACCTAGAATACCAGGATACTAGTTATTGTATATTAACGGGCGAAATTATTATTTACAGAATTTAACTATAAGGAGTGGAAATCTTAATAATATGTTTGGAACTTTTATAGATAGAAATGATTATCTTTGCAAACGAGATGCCAGAACAAGCATTACAACAATATCTCATCAAGCAATACCCCAAAGAGGACGAGGGGTGTGAGTGGAAGGAATTCTTTGCATAGCAAAGCGGCAAAGCCGAGCGCAAGAACCTGAAGAATGACTTCAGCGGTCATGAGAATAACCCGGGATTACTTACGTTCTGACAATAAGAATTTTACAATATATGGAATATACAGATTTCAAAAGGCTTATAGATAGCCTGTTGGTTAAGAATAAGGAAACGGAATGGATTGAGTTCAAGGAGAACTTCCATTCCAAGGAAGAAATTGGGGAGCGGATTTCAGCCCTTTCCAATAGTGCTTTCCTTTGCAATATGCCTTATGGCTATATAATATATGGAGTTAATGACGATACGCTGAAGGTTGTTGGGACGGACTTCTACGCAACACGGAAGAAGGTTGGTAATGAAGAACTGGAGTCATGGCTGTCAACTCGCCTTAGTCCTCGTATTGACTTTGAGATTATCGATGATTTCGATTATGAGGACAAAGGGCATGTCTGCGTATTCAGGATTCCTGCAGCCACGAATCAGCCTGTTTCTTTTCTTCATGAGGAATATGTCAGAGTTGGCTCAACAACGAGGAAGTTGAGGGACTTTCCGCAGAAGGAGGCGAAAATATGGAAAGGTGGACAGAAGGCATTAGAGAAAATCGTGGTCAAGGAAAAATTGACAGCGACACAAGTGTTGTCTTTGCTGAGTGCAGAGACGTATTTTGATATGATGAAACTTCCTTTGCCTTCAGATACGATGGGTATCATAGACCGTATGCTTGCGGAAAAGATTGTGATTCAAGACGAGGTGGGATACAGCATCACTGAACTTGGTGCCCTGTTGTTTGCAAAGCGCCTGTCTGATTTTGACGACTTACGGAGGAAGATGGTACGGGTTATTGTGTATAAGGGGAAAAGCAAACTTGACATAGTTCGTGAGCAATCCTTTGATGCCGGCTATGCTATTAGTTTCAAGACGATGGTTGAGTGGATTAACAGCCAACTCCCTGCCAATGAAGAGATTGGTCAGGCACTCCGTTCTACGGTTACTATGTATCCTGAGATTGCTGTCAGAGAGATTGTTGCCAACATGCTGGTACATCAGGATTTTAGCGAGAAAGGGTTCCCCATGGTAGAAATATATACTGACCGAATAGATGTATCCAACCCAGGACAGCCTATTATCAGTGTAGAAAGGTTTATTGACGAATACAATTCACGCAACTCATCATTAGCAGACCTCATGCGTCGGTTGGGCATTTGTGAAGAATTAGGTAGTGGTCTTGACAAGGCTGTGGCGGCTATTGAGTTGTTTCAACTTCCACCACTTCGTTTTACAGTTCAAGAGGCCCGAACAACTGTAACATTGTTTGCTTATCGCAAATATGCAGACCTTGACAGACAAGAGCGTATATATGCTTGCTATCAGCATGCTTGTCTGAAGTATGTCACTAATGACAAAATGACCAACCTCACACTTAGGGAACGTCTTGGAATAGACAAACAGAACTACCCGATGGCATCACGTATTATAAGGGACACTTTGGTTGCAGGAAAGATCAAGGAGGAGAAGACGGAGAACCAAAGCCGGAACAATAAAGGGTATGTGCCATTTTGGGCTTAGGGTATGTAACTGGTATGTAACTGGAGGCCTGTTTTTATACTTAACATACATTGAAGTCTCCCATAAATAAAGGGCATCTTGAATGTCTTCGGTATGTAACTGGTATGTAACTCACATGTAACTAAACGGCCAGTAGTGAACTCAAAATTAACAAATGGTACAAATAAAAACACGCCCCCAAAATGCCACAGAGACTGCGAGCTATGGAAATTTGACTATTGCTGGATTAAAATTGTGACTTAGAGCATGAAAATGATTAGGAATGAGCGTATGTGAGCCTTGATTTGTAACTTTTCGGGGCAATTTGTTCACATTTTTATCTCGACTGGCTTAAAATCTCGAAAATTTTATCTAAATTTGCAATCATACAACAACCGGTTATCCTTATGCTTCAAATTCGCTGTAAAAACAACAATGTGACCAAGAGCTTTCCCGAAGGGACCTCGCTGCTCGACGTCTATCAGGAGTTTGCCGATGACATCAAGCTCCCCTATCCAGTGGTCTCTGCCAAGGTGAACAATGCCTCGCAAGGGCTGAAATTCCGCCTGTATCAGAACCGCGACGTGGAGTTTCTCGACGCTCGGGCTGGCTCGGGCCACCGTGCCTATGTGCGCTCGTTGTGCTTTCTGCTCTATAAATCCACTCAGGATTTGTTTCCCGGGTCAAAGCTGTTTATCGAGCATGCCATCTCGCGCGGCTTCTATTGCAACTTCAAGAAGCGCACCAACGAGCCACTGACCGAAGCGGATGTGGCCAACATCAAAAAGCGGATGCAGGAGATCGTGGGCCTCGACATGCCCTTCCGCCGCAACGAAGCAACGATAGAAGAGGCTGTACGCGTGTTTTCTGAACGGGGCTTCAGCGACAAGGTGAAACTGCTGGAGACCAGCGGACAGCTTTACAGCGACTACTACACGCTGGGCGACACGCCCGACTACTACTACGGACCGCTGGTGCCTTCGGCTGGTTATCTGAAGGTGTGGGACCTGCAAAGCTATGAAGACGGCATGCTGCTGCGTGTGCCCGACTGGAACGATCCCACCAAGGTGGCGGAGTATGTGGACATGCCCAAGACCTACAGCATGTTTGCCGAGAAGACGCGTTGGGACATCATCATGCGACTGTCGAATGCGGGCGATGTGAACAAAGCTATCTTGAAGGGACATGCCTCGGACCTGATACAGGTGTCGGAAGCACTACAAGAGAAGAAGATTGTGCAGATAGCCGAAGAGATAGACCGCCGCTTCCATCGCGAGGAGAAGCCCGTCAGACTGGTGCTCATCACCGGACCATCGAGCTCAGGCAAGACCACGTTCTGCAAGCGACTCAGCATTCAACTGCAGGCCTGCGGACTGCGCCCCATCTCTTTCTCTACCGACGACTACTTCGTGAACCGTCTGGACACGCCCAAACTTCCCAATGGCGATTATGATTTCGACAACATCGAAACCGTTGACTACCACTTGCTGGAAGACCATCTGATCAGACTGATGAAGGGCGAACGCGTGGAAGTGCCTGAATACAACTTCGTGACAGGCATGCGCGAATGGAACGGCAAGAAGCTGAAACTGTCCAACGATACGGTATTGATCATCGAGGGCATCCACGCTCTGAACCCACTGCTCACCAAGAGCATCGACGACTCGGCTAAATTCAAGATCTACATCTCGGCACTGACCAGCATCTCACTGGATGATCACAACTGGATTCCGACGCAAGACAACCGACTGCTGCGCCGCATCATTCGCGATTACAACAAGGGTGCCTTTACGGCGCAGGAAACCATTGCTCAGTGGAAGAACGTGTGCGAGGCTGAAGACAAGTGGATATTCCCCTACCAAGAGACTGCCGACGTGATGTTCAACTCGGCCCTCAACATCGAGTTTGCTGTGCTGCGCACGCATGCAGAAATCATTTTGGCCTCAGTACCCAGAAATTGTCCGGAGTATGCCGAGGCCCACAGGCTGATGAAGTTCATCCATCTGTTCCTGCCCATCAGCGACAAAGAAATACCACCCACATCAATCATGCGAGAGTTCGTGGGTGGATCGAGCTTCAAATATGTACGATAAAAATAGGGGCTTCTGACTGTTAAAGACAGACCTCTAACAACATAGGGCATTGACTTTCGGCACCAACCAGCCAGTCGATGCCTTTTTTCATGTCTTCCATTGTGCAGGCTTGACGATAGGCAACATGGTTCTGACGACAGATGCCCTCGGCCGAAGTCTGGTGCTGAGCAGCCACAAGACGGTCGCGAGCCGGACTTTGGTCGAGCCCCGGCAGATGGTCGAAGATGACACCCTTGCCATTGTTCAGCAGCAAGATGCGGAAATTGCCACTGAGATTCTGGTTCCACAGGGCATTCTGATCGTAGAAGAAACTGAGGTCGCCAATGACGCAGAAGACGCTATCGTCAGTGACACACGAGAAACCTGCCGCTGTTGACAGCGACCCCTCGATGCCATTCACGCCACGATTGCAATAGACCTGCGAACTGGAATAGATGTTTGCCAGGCGGATGGCCATACTGTTGGCATAATGAACGATGGGCTGAGAGCCTGCCTTTGCATGCGCCATGGAGCACTGTTCCTCGAAATATTTCACCGTTGCTGCCTGCGAATAGGGCAACACCTCGGCTGCTTTCTGCTGTCGAACCTGCGCCAAGAGTGTTTCCCACTTCTGCACGAAGGGATGCGACACCTCTTCGAGATTGAAACGAATGAGGTCGGCCACCACCTCTGGGTCGCCCTGAACGACGTGGGTCAGGTTCATGAAGGTGTCGTTCACCTCGCCTGTCGGGTTGACAGCCCACGTTTCTTTGGCTCGACGCAGGAAGCGCTTCACGTGCTTGCTGACAATCGAGCCACCAGTATAGAGCACAAAGTCGGGCACATAGGCTTCGTCGTCTTTCACCATCAGCACGGCTTCTTCCAGCAACGGGTTCATGGGTTGACCGGCTATCAGCATGGGGCGCTTGGCCTGCAGAAACATGCGGCAGACGTGGGTCAGCGTGATATTGCTGGCTTCGGCAGGGGTGAAATCAATCTTCCGCTCGTCGGGAAGCGACGGTGTGGTGAAACGGAACAGGGGCTCGGAGATAGGCACATTGATATGTACGGGTGCCTGCCTCTCCATCAAAGCCTCGTTGATCAGGCGGTTACAATACCATCGCTCCTCGTCATCGTGGGGTTCCACCAGCGTCACGGCCTTCTTGACAAAGCGCCCGAGGGCGTCGGACTGAGGCAATGTCTGTCCGTCGAGCTGGTCTATCCACTGCTGCGGACGATCGGCCGAGATAACCACCACGGGGCGATGCTGATAGTAGGCTTCGGCAACGGCGGGTGCCAGGTTGAGCAGTGCGGTGCCACTGGTGACGCATACCGCCACAGGCTGCTTCAGTGCCTGCGTCATGCCCAGTGCATAAAAGCCTGCCGAACGCTCGTCGGTGACGGGGTAACATTGTATTTCGGGACACTCGTTCAGATTGTGTACGATGGCTGCATTGCGACTGCCAGGACACACGACGGCATGACAAATGCCATGTTTCACGAGCAAGGCCGTGAGGATATTTACATTTTCTTTGTTGCAATACATTGTCTCATTGTTTCGAGTTTAGCCTCAGTCTCTTGCCACTCTTGCTCCTCAACGCTGTCTTTCAGCAGTCCACCGCCGGCATAGAGGCGGTATTTGCCCTCGGCAATCTGCATGCAGCGAAGGGTGACGTAGAGATGAGTGGCGGACTGCAGGTGCAGTGGGCCCATGAAACCGCTGTAATAGCGGCGTGGCGTGTGCTCATGTTCCTGGATGAAGCGATAGGTCTCTGCCTTGGGGAGTCCGCAGACTGCTGGTGTGGGGTGCAGCTGACTGATCAGATTGCCCACACAGGCGTCGTCTAACAGGTTGAACGTGAAATCGCTGCGCAGGTGAACCAGATTGGCAGCACGGACCGTTCGGGGACCTTCTTCGCGTATATCGGTGGCCAGATGAGTCAGGCAGTCCATGATATAGCTGGCCACATAGCGCTGTTCCTGAATGTTCTTGTCTGACCACTGCACACGCTCGCCCTCGCCATTCAGGTCGTCGCCCTCCAGCGTCATGGTGCCTGCCAGCGCCATGGTGTGCCACCGGCCGTTCTGACCTTCAAGCAACACCTCGGGGGTTGCCGTGAGCCAATAGCCACTTTGGGGCGTATAGACCAGCGAGATAAACAGGCGTGGGTAGTACTCGCAGGCACGGCCGAACAGCTGTAGCGGGTCAGCATCATCGTCGAAGAGCTGCTCGGCACAACGGCTGAGCACAATCTTGCGAAAGCGTCCTTCGCGCAACTGTTGATGAAAACGAGCAAAGTCTGAGGCATAATCGGCACGCTCACAAGACGGAAGCGGCGCTTTACGGGCAGTAAAGTGGCACTTTACGGGTAGAAAAGCGGCACCATTCTCTGAGAGAAGTGGCACTATTCCAAGGGCATAGTTGCGGAAGGTCTGAACACGATCGGGACGAATGAGCAACACGGGACATTCGGCAGAGGTCTGAAATGGCGCCACAACAAATCCCTGACGCCCATTTAGCTCCTGCAAAGATGTGATTTCTGTAGGATTGCCAGTTGTTTGCTCCACCAACGTGACTTCTTGTTGATGAGGCAA
Proteins encoded in this region:
- a CDS encoding STM3941 family protein, whose product is MKEIRIYHSLWRMLLMMTGCVTFVYVAILMCGDDRIPRMICGVLAVLFFGFGFFAFSYMLIMERLMGSPYISVSDQQVIVRGVRPFVVHFCDVEAFQLIKMNSQTFISIHFKPNVELAKIEEGNFFLRLLRRFNNKLTGAQEHISTTGLGMKPQELLNILNERLRNSAR
- a CDS encoding RNA-binding domain-containing protein codes for the protein MEYTDFKRLIDSLLVKNKETEWIEFKENFHSKEEIGERISALSNSAFLCNMPYGYIIYGVNDDTLKVVGTDFYATRKKVGNEELESWLSTRLSPRIDFEIIDDFDYEDKGHVCVFRIPAATNQPVSFLHEEYVRVGSTTRKLRDFPQKEAKIWKGGQKALEKIVVKEKLTATQVLSLLSAETYFDMMKLPLPSDTMGIIDRMLAEKIVIQDEVGYSITELGALLFAKRLSDFDDLRRKMVRVIVYKGKSKLDIVREQSFDAGYAISFKTMVEWINSQLPANEEIGQALRSTVTMYPEIAVREIVANMLVHQDFSEKGFPMVEIYTDRIDVSNPGQPIISVERFIDEYNSRNSSLADLMRRLGICEELGSGLDKAVAAIELFQLPPLRFTVQEARTTVTLFAYRKYADLDRQERIYACYQHACLKYVTNDKMTNLTLRERLGIDKQNYPMASRIIRDTLVAGKIKEEKTENQSRNNKGYVPFWA
- a CDS encoding nucleoside kinase, producing MLQIRCKNNNVTKSFPEGTSLLDVYQEFADDIKLPYPVVSAKVNNASQGLKFRLYQNRDVEFLDARAGSGHRAYVRSLCFLLYKSTQDLFPGSKLFIEHAISRGFYCNFKKRTNEPLTEADVANIKKRMQEIVGLDMPFRRNEATIEEAVRVFSERGFSDKVKLLETSGQLYSDYYTLGDTPDYYYGPLVPSAGYLKVWDLQSYEDGMLLRVPDWNDPTKVAEYVDMPKTYSMFAEKTRWDIIMRLSNAGDVNKAILKGHASDLIQVSEALQEKKIVQIAEEIDRRFHREEKPVRLVLITGPSSSGKTTFCKRLSIQLQACGLRPISFSTDDYFVNRLDTPKLPNGDYDFDNIETVDYHLLEDHLIRLMKGERVEVPEYNFVTGMREWNGKKLKLSNDTVLIIEGIHALNPLLTKSIDDSAKFKIYISALTSISLDDHNWIPTQDNRLLRRIIRDYNKGAFTAQETIAQWKNVCEAEDKWIFPYQETADVMFNSALNIEFAVLRTHAEIILASVPRNCPEYAEAHRLMKFIHLFLPISDKEIPPTSIMREFVGGSSFKYVR
- the menD gene encoding 2-succinyl-5-enolpyruvyl-6-hydroxy-3-cyclohexene-1-carboxylate synthase translates to MYCNKENVNILTALLVKHGICHAVVCPGSRNAAIVHNLNECPEIQCYPVTDERSAGFYALGMTQALKQPVAVCVTSGTALLNLAPAVAEAYYQHRPVVVISADRPQQWIDQLDGQTLPQSDALGRFVKKAVTLVEPHDDEERWYCNRLINEALMERQAPVHINVPISEPLFRFTTPSLPDERKIDFTPAEASNITLTHVCRMFLQAKRPMLIAGQPMNPLLEEAVLMVKDDEAYVPDFVLYTGGSIVSKHVKRFLRRAKETWAVNPTGEVNDTFMNLTHVVQGDPEVVADLIRFNLEEVSHPFVQKWETLLAQVRQQKAAEVLPYSQAATVKYFEEQCSMAHAKAGSQPIVHYANSMAIRLANIYSSSQVYCNRGVNGIEGSLSTAAGFSCVTDDSVFCVIGDLSFFYDQNALWNQNLSGNFRILLLNNGKGVIFDHLPGLDQSPARDRLVAAQHQTSAEGICRQNHVAYRQACTMEDMKKGIDWLVGAESQCPMLLEVCL
- a CDS encoding isochorismate synthase, with amino-acid sequence MTAFALYRLPHQQEVTLVEQTTGNPTEITSLQELNGRQGFVVAPFQTSAECPVLLIRPDRVQTFRNYALGIVPLLSENGAAFLPVKCHFTARKAPLPSCERADYASDFARFHQQLREGRFRKIVLSRCAEQLFDDDADPLQLFGRACEYYPRLFISLVYTPQSGYWLTATPEVLLEGQNGRWHTMALAGTMTLEGDDLNGEGERVQWSDKNIQEQRYVASYIMDCLTHLATDIREEGPRTVRAANLVHLRSDFTFNLLDDACVGNLISQLHPTPAVCGLPKAETYRFIQEHEHTPRRYYSGFMGPLHLQSATHLYVTLRCMQIAEGKYRLYAGGGLLKDSVEEQEWQETEAKLETMRQCIATKKM